In Luteibaculum oceani, one DNA window encodes the following:
- a CDS encoding WD40/YVTN/BNR-like repeat-containing protein produces MFLKKNISIPSLAILILLIGTIIGCGKGEPMVQNISIPDDISFRGISISEEGEIWLSGSKGTILYKSQKGAEWSKSIIHPEAEIRCIKALDNSTAIACSATEPAAVFKTSDKGKTWNKVFEDSTAFFDALVMDSAGLGYILADPMNGRFKIYQSKDFGNSWTAIPDSLLPEAGENEYAFAASNQSAIQIKNGLIFVTGGASGAFIHAGIPTEGKWKKEHLALNAGEACGAFSLVRKGDDLMLGGGCYNDISNSERNMLFSDNLGTQWFSLPKGPVGYISSMAFLGDKYLFSAGDLGLQYALPRYRKFVLIKDTEGLNAITCNNQFCIAAGKKGKILWVE; encoded by the coding sequence ATGTTTTTAAAAAAGAATATTTCAATTCCCTCCCTTGCTATTTTAATCCTACTTATTGGCACCATAATTGGCTGTGGAAAAGGAGAACCTATGGTTCAAAACATATCTATACCAGATGATATTAGCTTTAGAGGGATATCCATTAGTGAGGAGGGAGAAATTTGGCTTTCAGGCAGCAAGGGGACGATACTATACAAATCGCAAAAAGGGGCAGAATGGTCCAAAAGTATAATTCATCCCGAAGCAGAAATAAGATGCATAAAGGCGCTGGATAATTCAACCGCCATAGCTTGTTCTGCAACCGAACCCGCCGCTGTATTTAAAACAAGTGACAAGGGAAAAACGTGGAACAAGGTATTTGAGGATAGCACCGCATTTTTTGACGCTTTGGTTATGGATAGTGCGGGCTTGGGATACATACTTGCCGATCCCATGAACGGCAGATTTAAGATATACCAAAGCAAGGATTTTGGTAACTCCTGGACCGCCATTCCAGACAGTTTACTTCCTGAAGCGGGAGAAAATGAGTACGCCTTTGCTGCATCTAATCAAAGTGCAATTCAAATTAAAAACGGGTTGATTTTTGTAACTGGTGGTGCTTCGGGAGCTTTTATTCATGCGGGCATCCCCACCGAGGGTAAGTGGAAAAAAGAACATTTGGCGCTAAACGCTGGCGAAGCTTGTGGAGCCTTTTCCCTTGTAAGAAAGGGTGACGACCTTATGTTAGGAGGAGGATGTTATAACGATATTTCCAACTCGGAAAGAAATATGTTATTCAGCGATAATCTCGGCACCCAATGGTTTAGCCTACCAAAAGGTCCGGTAGGATACATTTCCTCCATGGCGTTTTTAGGAGACAAATACCTTTTCTCTGCCGGAGACTTGGGACTACAGTATGCCTTACCTCGCTACCGAAAGTTTGTCCTAATAAAAGACACGGAGGGCCTTAACGCTATTACCTGCAACAACCAATTTTGTATTGCAGCAGGGAAAAAAGGAAAAATATTGTGGGTTGAATAA
- the greA gene encoding transcription elongation factor GreA: MSQVTYYTEAGLKKLQDELHQLEAIERPKISAQIAEARDKGDLSENAEYDAAKEAQGLLELKISKLKDLIANARVIDESQVDNSKVFILSKVTIKNLKNDMKITYTLVAESEANLKEGKISIDSPIGKGLLGKAVGAKVEIKTPGGVIPFEILEIAR, encoded by the coding sequence ATGTCACAAGTAACATATTATACAGAAGCCGGATTAAAGAAGTTGCAAGATGAGCTTCACCAATTAGAGGCTATCGAGCGTCCGAAGATTTCAGCACAAATTGCTGAAGCAAGAGATAAAGGAGATTTATCTGAGAACGCAGAATACGATGCGGCTAAAGAAGCTCAAGGATTGCTAGAATTAAAAATCTCTAAGCTTAAGGATCTAATTGCCAATGCAAGGGTAATTGATGAAAGCCAAGTTGATAATTCCAAGGTGTTCATCCTATCAAAGGTTACCATTAAGAACCTTAAAAATGATATGAAAATCACTTATACCTTGGTTGCCGAAAGTGAGGCAAACCTAAAAGAGGGAAAGATTTCTATCGACTCGCCGATCGGAAAAGGGTTATTAGGGAAAGCTGTTGGAGCTAAAGTTGAAATTAAAACACCAGGTGGCGTTATCCCATTCGAAATATTAGAGATAGCCAGATAA
- a CDS encoding PorV/PorQ family protein, translating into MKKLSIFSAILFSALTAFSGNPDRAGEAGAPQLLVNPWSRSIGLMGSNVASSFGSEAIFTNVAGLAFINNTDILFSTTNYMGGAGIRNAALGFGQKLGESSVIGFNVVSMDFGDITRTTTDQPDGGIGTFSPTMTNIGISYAKAFSNSIYGGITFRFHQESIANTRGSGMAFDAGIRYVTGDRDNVRIGISLKNVGPSYAYEGDGLAVQAEDGSENQRSFFERTAGAELPASINLGFAYDFLLAENHELTFNGSFLSNSFIRDEILTGLEYNFNDRFNLRAGYSLERKSQENKSNLRAHTGLAVGASIKIPMNSNGSFLSIDYGYQPSNPFDGINSIGLNLSL; encoded by the coding sequence ATGAAAAAACTAAGCATATTTTCAGCGATTTTATTTTCAGCTCTTACGGCTTTTTCCGGGAATCCGGATAGAGCCGGGGAGGCTGGAGCTCCACAACTTCTAGTAAACCCATGGTCGCGTTCTATTGGTTTAATGGGAAGTAACGTAGCGAGTTCTTTTGGTTCTGAGGCAATTTTTACCAACGTTGCTGGTTTGGCCTTTATCAATAACACGGATATTCTTTTTTCTACTACCAACTATATGGGTGGTGCTGGAATTAGAAATGCAGCTTTAGGTTTTGGCCAAAAGCTTGGAGAGTCTTCTGTTATTGGTTTTAACGTGGTGTCTATGGATTTTGGTGATATCACTAGAACAACTACCGATCAACCTGATGGTGGTATTGGAACTTTCTCTCCAACCATGACTAACATTGGTATTTCTTATGCCAAAGCATTCTCTAACAGTATCTACGGGGGTATTACATTTAGATTCCACCAGGAATCTATTGCGAACACCCGTGGTTCTGGGATGGCTTTTGACGCTGGTATACGTTACGTAACTGGAGATAGAGACAATGTTAGAATTGGTATCTCTCTTAAAAATGTTGGACCATCATACGCATACGAAGGGGACGGTTTAGCTGTACAAGCAGAAGACGGTTCGGAAAACCAAAGATCTTTCTTTGAAAGAACAGCAGGAGCTGAATTACCAGCATCTATTAACCTTGGTTTTGCTTACGATTTCTTGTTAGCAGAAAACCACGAGTTAACTTTCAATGGATCTTTCCTTTCTAACTCTTTTATTAGAGACGAAATCCTTACAGGTCTTGAGTATAACTTTAACGACAGATTTAACTTAAGAGCTGGTTATAGCCTTGAGCGTAAGTCTCAAGAAAACAAGAGCAACTTAAGAGCACATACTGGTTTGGCAGTAGGAGCATCTATAAAAATTCCTATGAATAGCAATGGAAGCTTCCTTTCAATCGATTATGGTTACCAGCCATCCAATCCGTTTGATGGAATAAATTCTATTGGATTGAACTTATCTCTGTAA
- a CDS encoding T9SS type A sorting domain-containing protein translates to MRHILLLLSLGIFTGLVEAREPEYLRNAENKNSIRKSAAGCAPATAIAQLSFNNVRARIENGGNMWMNRANSTAFYEVPKNGGVHSIFSGALWMGGLGPNGDLKIAAVTFRGQGSDDFYPGPLLTDGSAEITSDVCGKFDRFWRASKVEALKHDAYWKIASEQGEAAANEAFLNYETPDAFIEWSEIANNGLAGYDRELAPYFDFNGDGMYTPDQGDYPGYDLAGTVVCRDSSRRVPLFGDTTIYWVFNDKGNTHTATNGGPIGMEIRAQAFAFADQTAINNMTFCNYVLINQGSQTLNNTYFGQWVDTDLGFSDDDYVGCDVQRGLGYCYNGDNDDQAGANSPGYGAIPPAVGIDFFQGPYQDDDGVDNYGPYDPILAPFGDKTVTYDEAISGNDSLGLGGNGIPYLGLGIGYGDGVIDNERFGMRKFVYYTRGTGATGDPGSARDHYNYLSGLWKDFTPFVYGGQAHGPTSGSQTGYPTDVVAQDAFCDFMFPGDTDPVSFGTRGVDYPAQNGNVYWTEVTAGTPQGDRRFMQSAGPFTLTPGQVNNITVGVVWARAETGNNLTSVEKLRTVDDIAQSLFDNCFQIFEGPDAPTVNVTELDREIILTLENPQTSNNFQEKYEKIRPEIPNDAEDRTYNFEGYQVYQLKDATVSVSDLNDPSKAVLISQSDIVNYYTDTATGEPDLTRPVAELVNYTTDPKLKIPIPEVKVEAAPGQEMNKGLVKAIRVTEDAFAKGTDRKLVNNKPYYFVAIAYGFNEYEPYNTMTGSGQPEPYAPSRKSATGGSIRAVSGIPHKRDNQDGGTVLRSKFGDKLQITRLEGKGNGGVYTRLTEESRLAIATSANFATDSLKYQQQFGPLDIRIVDPLNIVPAKYSLRVVDTSDVGDRVEIYNNPHWELAIENTVTGERATVTSDQTMDIGGQQLIFANVGPNGTEINMGISVNIKQVQYRKLKGGQFNRDWYTPPVGGDVVQDNPGVEWLNGLRDGEGTDPANWIRAGNVTGTVYADASVQSSDGEQGIDINGEYETTLSRMWGPGRVLASTAPAAEPSIYLMPQSAINNNSQNTGGKFELSLHITPSVDLVFTPNKDLWTRCVVFEASPSPISDQFTIKNRPSVDKSGRVAGDPGYNAAEGDLTSPVGMSWFPGYAVDPETGERLNIAFAEDSRFAADNGDDMLFNPSDRLYSGDPSIVDNIIAGGRHYVYILKNTTKEPHIRSTQTQMPAYDFGEYCVTTSKVDNIFRAVAWAGIPYVNNVADMKSYSQGYIPTETRVELRVARKFQPYPNNGLEFADSTTNSVNEDWSPLYYFSSEGLEPLKGQTKVVQDNLEDILAVPNPYYGYAKDYESGRLDNRIKFTNLPTRATIKIFTVNGTLIRQLEKDDTQSTIVEWDLKNSANIPISSGTYIIHIDMPGVGERIIKWFGVMRKVDLQDL, encoded by the coding sequence ATGAGACATATTTTGTTGCTATTGAGTCTCGGAATTTTTACCGGACTTGTAGAAGCAAGAGAGCCTGAATATCTGCGAAATGCAGAAAATAAAAATAGCATCCGCAAGTCGGCAGCTGGTTGTGCACCAGCCACCGCTATTGCTCAGCTTAGTTTTAACAACGTTAGAGCTAGGATAGAGAATGGTGGGAACATGTGGATGAACCGTGCGAATAGTACAGCTTTCTACGAAGTGCCAAAGAATGGTGGTGTTCACTCCATTTTCTCCGGTGCACTTTGGATGGGAGGTTTAGGACCAAACGGTGATCTTAAAATTGCTGCAGTAACCTTTAGAGGGCAAGGTAGTGATGACTTTTATCCTGGTCCTCTGTTAACCGATGGTTCTGCCGAGATTACTTCCGACGTATGTGGGAAATTCGACAGATTTTGGAGAGCTTCTAAGGTTGAAGCACTTAAGCATGATGCATACTGGAAAATTGCTTCAGAGCAAGGTGAAGCAGCTGCGAATGAGGCTTTCCTTAATTATGAAACTCCTGATGCCTTTATTGAATGGTCAGAAATAGCGAATAACGGTTTAGCTGGTTACGATAGAGAATTAGCTCCTTATTTCGATTTCAATGGTGACGGTATGTATACGCCAGATCAAGGGGATTATCCTGGATATGACCTAGCAGGTACTGTAGTTTGTAGAGATTCATCTAGACGTGTACCACTTTTTGGTGATACAACTATTTATTGGGTATTCAACGATAAGGGGAATACGCACACCGCAACTAACGGTGGTCCTATTGGTATGGAGATTCGTGCTCAGGCTTTCGCCTTTGCGGATCAGACTGCTATCAACAACATGACTTTCTGTAACTACGTTTTAATTAACCAAGGTTCTCAAACGCTTAATAACACTTATTTCGGTCAGTGGGTGGATACCGATCTTGGTTTTTCTGATGATGATTATGTTGGATGTGACGTTCAGCGTGGATTAGGATACTGTTACAATGGAGATAACGACGATCAAGCTGGAGCTAACTCTCCTGGTTATGGTGCTATTCCTCCTGCAGTTGGTATCGACTTCTTCCAAGGGCCATATCAGGATGATGATGGAGTAGATAACTACGGTCCTTACGATCCTATTTTAGCTCCTTTTGGAGATAAAACGGTTACTTATGACGAAGCTATTTCCGGGAACGATTCACTTGGTCTTGGTGGAAATGGTATTCCTTACCTAGGTTTAGGTATTGGATACGGTGATGGAGTCATTGATAATGAGCGTTTCGGTATGCGTAAGTTCGTATACTATACCCGTGGTACGGGTGCAACTGGAGATCCAGGTTCTGCAAGAGATCACTATAACTACCTATCTGGTTTGTGGAAAGACTTTACCCCATTCGTTTATGGTGGACAAGCTCACGGACCTACCTCAGGATCTCAAACTGGGTATCCTACTGATGTTGTAGCGCAAGATGCATTCTGTGATTTCATGTTCCCAGGAGATACCGATCCAGTTTCATTCGGAACAAGAGGTGTGGATTACCCTGCTCAAAACGGAAATGTATACTGGACTGAGGTTACTGCTGGAACACCACAAGGGGATAGAAGATTTATGCAATCTGCTGGACCATTTACCCTAACACCAGGACAGGTAAATAACATTACTGTTGGTGTGGTATGGGCAAGAGCAGAAACAGGAAACAACCTTACTTCAGTTGAGAAACTGAGAACTGTGGATGATATCGCACAGAGTTTGTTCGATAACTGTTTCCAAATCTTCGAAGGTCCTGATGCACCTACTGTAAACGTTACTGAATTAGATAGAGAGATTATCTTAACATTAGAGAACCCTCAAACATCTAATAACTTCCAAGAGAAGTACGAGAAAATCAGACCTGAAATTCCTAACGATGCTGAAGATAGAACCTATAACTTCGAAGGTTACCAGGTGTATCAACTTAAGGATGCTACCGTTTCTGTGTCAGACCTAAACGACCCTAGCAAAGCGGTACTAATTTCCCAGTCAGATATAGTTAATTACTACACAGATACTGCTACCGGGGAACCTGATTTAACCAGACCTGTTGCAGAGCTAGTTAATTATACAACTGACCCTAAGCTTAAAATTCCTATCCCAGAAGTGAAAGTAGAAGCAGCTCCAGGACAGGAAATGAATAAAGGATTAGTAAAAGCTATTCGCGTTACTGAAGATGCATTTGCTAAAGGAACGGATAGAAAACTTGTAAATAACAAGCCTTACTACTTCGTTGCTATTGCTTATGGTTTCAATGAGTATGAGCCATACAATACGATGACAGGATCTGGACAGCCAGAACCTTATGCACCTTCTAGAAAATCTGCAACCGGTGGATCTATTAGAGCGGTATCTGGTATTCCTCACAAGAGAGATAATCAAGATGGTGGTACCGTGCTTAGATCTAAGTTTGGAGATAAACTTCAAATTACCAGATTAGAAGGAAAAGGAAACGGTGGTGTTTACACGCGTTTAACTGAGGAGTCTCGTTTGGCAATTGCTACCAGTGCAAATTTTGCTACGGATTCTCTTAAGTACCAGCAACAATTTGGACCTTTGGACATCAGAATAGTCGATCCACTAAACATCGTACCCGCTAAGTATAGTTTACGTGTAGTGGATACAAGTGATGTTGGTGATAGAGTGGAAATTTATAATAACCCTCATTGGGAATTGGCTATTGAAAATACTGTTACAGGTGAAAGAGCTACGGTAACTAGTGACCAAACTATGGACATTGGTGGTCAGCAATTGATTTTTGCCAATGTAGGACCAAATGGTACCGAAATAAACATGGGTATTTCGGTTAATATTAAGCAGGTGCAGTATCGTAAACTTAAGGGAGGACAATTTAACAGGGATTGGTATACTCCTCCGGTAGGTGGAGATGTTGTTCAAGACAACCCAGGAGTAGAATGGTTAAACGGTCTTCGCGATGGTGAAGGTACAGACCCAGCCAACTGGATCCGTGCAGGTAACGTAACGGGAACTGTTTATGCAGATGCTTCTGTACAATCATCAGATGGAGAGCAAGGAATTGACATCAATGGTGAATACGAAACTACTCTAAGTAGAATGTGGGGGCCGGGACGTGTATTAGCGTCAACTGCACCAGCAGCTGAGCCTTCAATCTACTTAATGCCTCAATCGGCTATCAACAATAACTCTCAGAATACCGGTGGTAAGTTCGAATTATCGCTACACATTACGCCTTCAGTGGATCTTGTGTTTACTCCAAACAAAGATCTATGGACAAGGTGTGTGGTATTCGAAGCTTCACCGAGCCCAATCTCAGATCAGTTTACCATAAAGAACAGGCCATCCGTAGATAAGAGTGGTAGAGTTGCTGGAGATCCTGGATACAATGCTGCTGAAGGTGATTTAACTAGCCCAGTTGGTATGTCATGGTTCCCTGGTTACGCAGTTGATCCTGAGACTGGAGAACGTTTGAACATCGCTTTTGCGGAGGATTCAAGATTTGCGGCAGACAACGGAGACGATATGTTATTTAACCCATCAGACAGGTTATACTCTGGAGATCCATCAATAGTGGACAACATTATTGCGGGTGGTAGACACTATGTTTACATTCTTAAGAACACTACTAAAGAACCTCATATCCGTAGTACACAAACTCAAATGCCAGCGTATGATTTTGGTGAGTATTGTGTAACAACTAGTAAGGTGGATAACATCTTTAGAGCGGTAGCTTGGGCAGGTATTCCATACGTAAACAATGTAGCAGATATGAAGAGCTACTCTCAAGGGTACATCCCAACAGAAACCAGAGTAGAGCTTAGAGTTGCACGTAAATTCCAGCCATATCCGAACAACGGATTAGAATTCGCAGATAGTACAACTAATAGTGTGAATGAAGACTGGAGTCCATTATACTATTTCAGTTCTGAAGGGCTTGAGCCATTGAAGGGACAAACAAAAGTGGTTCAGGATAACTTAGAGGATATCCTAGCGGTACCTAACCCTTACTACGGATACGCTAAAGATTACGAAAGTGGTCGTTTGGATAACAGAATTAAGTTTACCAACCTTCCAACAAGAGCTACAATTAAAATCTTCACTGTAAACGGTACATTGATTCGTCAGCTTGAAAAAGATGATACACAGAGTACCATAGTGGAGTGGGATCTTAAGAACAGCGCAAACATTCCAATTTCGAGTGGAACGTACATTATCCACATTGACATGCCAGGTGTTGGCGAGCGAATTATCAAGTGGTTTGGTGTAATGCGTAAAGTAGATTTACAAGATCTGTAG
- a CDS encoding carboxypeptidase regulatory-like domain-containing protein, with protein sequence MGKKLCALLVAFICATVTYAQVGSGTLQGKVIDESTGEPLPFVNVAIFKGDKQIKGTTSDFNGKFTIKPIDPGQYDVQASFVGYTTKRVTDVIVRSNIITFQDMKLTSGVDLGEVEIVQYKKPLINKDGGASGGSVTSEEIAKMPTRSAAGIATTVGGVSTAGTGGGISIRGSRTGGNFIYIDGVKVRGSSSLPKSALQEVNVITGGVPANYGDATGGIISITTRGPASEFNGSVEAITSGFKVGDQQINLLDKFGSNILEASFSGPLIRKKNEDGTKGESLIGYRVSGNYTSNVDGQPSIIGHNVLSDEARAALIADPISRVPGAESGVNYNSSFLRKSDFTNVPTSINTENRNAFLQTKLTVDLGNDMDLTFGGSAVFSKNNGYSFVNHLMNADISPITTSLDYRGYVRFSHRLFNDQESEGLLKNLYYSIMLDYSKSYDKTESALHGDNYFAYGYNGKYNIFKDSAQWAFDTIFNGQPLFVRNAVDGDTLVTFERSMVNELSSNYVEAFFNEFDQNSQRYDRMDNLVGFRNGDGPDRLYGRFTNLGMPVGGYGINDDNQYRVSASGSADLGNHAVTLGFEYEQRVDRNWSFNGLAGDERNRNNNLWSVMRARANSHIKELFNEPVVIFDANGDTAQVLTPSPDTTEINGALYVNYATRIDSANQSYFDRSLRASLGLDPDGDDFINIDALDPSQFNIEFFSPLELLNNGGRLVNHRGFDIYGNKLNYNPSIEDYFNKRDANGNLEKPVAAFQPVYAAGYIMDKFSFDDIIFNVGLRVDRFDANQSVLKDPYLFRDAYTAGDYRSNDNINLGPDVVIPAGISDDAYVYVDNLDNPTQILGFREGNTFFNARGQVSTDDAIRTSTSEIAPYLKDRNDKSDVNAAAFEDYTPQINVMPRVAFSFPISDVALFFAHYDILTRRPVSSNALDLVRYEFIRNIGSSANSPLSNPNLLPEKTVDYAVGFQQALNKSSALKIEAFYREMRDQIQVFQYVGAYPQDYYSFDNLDFGTVKGLTIEYDLRATNNIGLNVNYTLQFADGTGSNAGGAVVNLNATDFSTLRTIAPLNNDQRHKFNARVDYRFGAGKNYNGPEGFARKIFEDFGANAVLAVGSGTPYTASSDPNASRLEGTINGSRLPWNTNINLVFDKSFTLGKVDGDDTKKGMNLNVFLLVNNVLNTRNIFGVYPFTGTPDDDGYLTDPRYQEIIRNQVSEASFRDIYSLWNTRPFNFGAPRTIQIGARLDF encoded by the coding sequence ATGGGTAAAAAGTTATGCGCTCTACTTGTCGCTTTCATTTGTGCGACTGTTACTTACGCTCAAGTAGGTAGCGGTACGCTTCAAGGGAAAGTTATCGACGAGAGCACCGGAGAGCCTCTGCCATTTGTAAACGTGGCAATTTTCAAAGGGGACAAGCAAATTAAAGGGACTACGTCTGACTTTAACGGTAAGTTTACCATCAAACCTATAGATCCAGGGCAATACGATGTCCAGGCTTCTTTTGTTGGTTACACAACCAAAAGAGTTACCGACGTAATTGTACGTTCTAACATTATCACCTTCCAAGACATGAAGTTAACTTCGGGTGTTGATTTAGGTGAGGTTGAGATTGTACAGTATAAGAAACCTCTTATTAACAAAGATGGTGGAGCTTCTGGGGGTTCTGTAACTTCTGAAGAGATTGCTAAGATGCCTACGCGTTCTGCGGCTGGTATTGCAACCACTGTTGGTGGGGTATCTACTGCCGGTACCGGTGGTGGTATTTCTATTAGAGGGTCTAGAACGGGTGGAAACTTCATCTACATCGATGGGGTGAAAGTGCGTGGATCTTCTTCGCTACCAAAAAGTGCACTTCAAGAGGTAAACGTAATTACCGGAGGGGTTCCTGCTAACTACGGGGATGCTACAGGTGGAATTATCTCTATTACTACTAGAGGTCCTGCTTCTGAATTTAATGGTTCGGTTGAGGCTATTACTTCTGGGTTTAAAGTAGGTGACCAACAAATTAACTTGTTAGATAAGTTCGGTTCCAACATTCTTGAGGCTTCTTTTTCTGGTCCGCTAATCAGAAAGAAGAACGAAGACGGAACTAAGGGCGAGTCTTTAATAGGATATAGAGTTTCTGGTAACTATACCTCTAATGTAGATGGACAACCTTCTATTATTGGGCATAACGTACTTTCTGATGAGGCAAGAGCTGCATTAATCGCAGATCCTATTTCTCGTGTGCCAGGTGCGGAGTCTGGGGTTAACTATAACTCTTCTTTCCTAAGAAAAAGCGACTTCACTAACGTTCCTACCAGTATTAATACTGAGAATAGAAACGCTTTCCTTCAAACCAAATTAACTGTTGATCTTGGGAACGATATGGACCTTACCTTCGGTGGTTCTGCCGTATTCTCTAAGAATAACGGGTATAGCTTTGTTAACCACCTAATGAATGCGGATATCAGCCCGATTACCACTTCATTAGATTACCGTGGTTATGTAAGATTCTCACACAGATTATTTAATGACCAAGAGAGTGAAGGTCTTCTTAAGAATCTTTATTACTCTATTATGTTGGACTACAGTAAGTCTTACGACAAAACTGAAAGTGCCCTACACGGAGATAACTACTTTGCATATGGTTACAATGGTAAGTACAACATCTTTAAGGATAGTGCTCAGTGGGCTTTTGATACCATTTTCAACGGACAGCCACTTTTCGTAAGAAACGCAGTTGACGGAGATACACTTGTAACCTTCGAAAGAAGTATGGTAAACGAGTTAAGCTCTAACTATGTAGAGGCTTTCTTTAATGAGTTCGATCAAAACTCTCAGCGTTACGATCGTATGGATAACCTAGTAGGTTTTAGAAACGGGGATGGTCCAGATCGTCTTTATGGTCGTTTTACCAACCTAGGTATGCCAGTAGGTGGATACGGGATCAATGATGATAACCAGTATCGTGTTTCTGCTTCAGGATCTGCCGACCTTGGTAACCACGCGGTAACACTAGGATTTGAGTACGAGCAGCGTGTTGACCGAAACTGGTCTTTTAACGGATTAGCTGGTGACGAAAGAAACCGTAACAACAACCTTTGGTCTGTAATGAGAGCACGTGCTAACTCGCACATCAAGGAGCTTTTCAATGAGCCAGTTGTTATTTTCGATGCTAATGGAGATACAGCTCAGGTGCTTACTCCTTCTCCTGATACAACTGAAATAAATGGAGCTCTTTATGTTAACTACGCTACGCGTATTGACTCTGCTAACCAAAGCTACTTCGATAGAAGCTTAAGAGCATCACTAGGATTAGATCCAGATGGAGACGATTTCATTAACATCGATGCTTTAGATCCATCTCAATTCAATATCGAATTCTTCTCTCCACTTGAATTACTTAACAACGGTGGTAGATTAGTAAACCACAGAGGTTTCGATATCTATGGAAACAAGCTTAACTACAACCCTTCAATTGAGGATTACTTCAATAAAAGAGATGCAAACGGTAACCTAGAAAAGCCAGTTGCAGCATTCCAGCCTGTTTATGCAGCAGGTTATATTATGGATAAATTCTCTTTCGATGATATCATCTTTAACGTTGGATTAAGAGTTGACCGTTTCGATGCGAACCAATCTGTATTAAAAGATCCTTATTTATTTAGAGATGCATATACTGCTGGAGATTATAGATCTAACGATAACATCAATCTTGGTCCTGACGTTGTAATTCCAGCCGGTATCAGTGATGATGCTTATGTTTATGTTGACAACCTAGACAACCCAACTCAAATTTTAGGTTTTAGAGAGGGGAATACCTTCTTTAACGCAAGAGGTCAGGTTTCTACCGACGATGCAATTCGTACTTCTACTTCAGAAATTGCTCCTTACTTAAAGGATAGAAATGATAAGAGTGATGTTAATGCTGCGGCATTCGAGGACTATACTCCTCAGATTAACGTAATGCCAAGGGTAGCATTCTCTTTCCCAATTTCGGATGTGGCATTATTCTTCGCTCACTACGATATCTTAACACGTAGACCAGTTTCTAGTAACGCACTTGATCTTGTTCGTTACGAATTCATTAGAAATATTGGTTCTTCTGCAAATAGTCCATTAAGTAATCCTAACCTTCTTCCAGAGAAGACTGTAGATTACGCAGTTGGATTCCAGCAGGCGCTTAACAAAAGCTCTGCTTTAAAAATCGAGGCTTTCTATAGAGAAATGAGAGATCAAATCCAGGTATTCCAGTATGTTGGAGCATACCCACAGGATTACTACTCTTTTGATAACCTGGATTTTGGTACCGTAAAAGGATTAACTATTGAGTACGATTTACGTGCAACGAACAACATCGGATTAAACGTTAACTATACCCTTCAGTTTGCTGATGGTACGGGTTCTAACGCAGGTGGTGCAGTGGTTAACCTTAACGCAACCGACTTCTCAACCCTTAGAACAATTGCTCCACTTAATAACGACCAAAGACACAAGTTCAATGCTCGTGTAGATTACCGTTTTGGAGCGGGTAAAAACTACAATGGTCCTGAAGGATTCGCTAGAAAAATCTTCGAAGATTTCGGAGCAAACGCGGTATTGGCAGTAGGTTCTGGAACTCCGTATACTGCTTCTTCAGATCCAAACGCATCAAGACTAGAAGGAACCATTAACGGTTCTCGCCTTCCTTGGAATACTAACATTAACCTAGTATTTGATAAGTCATTTACACTTGGAAAAGTGGATGGTGACGATACGAAGAAAGGAATGAACTTAAACGTATTCCTACTTGTAAACAACGTATTAAATACCAGAAACATATTTGGAGTTTATCCATTTACAGGTACTCCGGATGACGATGGTTATTTAACAGATCCACGTTACCAAGAAATCATTAGAAACCAGGTTAGCGAAGCTTCTTTCAGAGATATCTACAGCTTGTGGAATACTCGTCCATTTAACTTTGGAGCTCCGAGAACCATTCAAATTGGTGCAAGACTAGATTTCTAA
- a CDS encoding Rieske (2Fe-2S) protein — MKNSSFLTIYSSILLFLFLLACKKEENNFIPVPAVDFTVNINNPQYINLKSTGGWVYVSGGSKGIILYRSSEENINAFDRHATYQPDNNCRVMVDSSDIAAIDTCSNSRYLLSSGNPISGPATLPLYQYETTFNGDVLRVFN, encoded by the coding sequence ATGAAAAATTCTTCTTTCCTAACGATTTACTCCTCAATACTATTGTTTTTATTCCTACTTGCTTGTAAGAAAGAGGAAAATAATTTCATCCCCGTCCCCGCGGTTGACTTCACAGTAAACATTAATAATCCACAATACATAAATCTAAAATCGACAGGAGGTTGGGTTTATGTTAGTGGAGGAAGTAAAGGCATCATTTTGTACCGATCAAGCGAAGAAAACATAAACGCCTTCGATAGGCATGCCACCTACCAACCAGATAATAATTGTAGAGTGATGGTTGATTCCTCTGATATTGCCGCCATTGATACCTGTAGTAATAGTCGCTATTTACTTAGCTCTGGTAATCCAATCTCAGGCCCTGCTACCCTGCCCCTTTACCAGTACGAAACCACCTTTAATGGTGATGTTTTAAGAGTATTCAATTAA